From Afipia carboxidovorans OM5, one genomic window encodes:
- a CDS encoding DUF3325 family protein translates to MIHVATLALCLAGFAALAFATRRQQREFLGGPLQPAATYGLRAIGTCALLIALGILVAWQGWGLGLVMFSGHTSLAAGIVFCTLIGYARREARTLQRR, encoded by the coding sequence ATGATTCACGTCGCTACCCTTGCGCTGTGTCTTGCGGGTTTTGCCGCGCTCGCGTTTGCAACGCGCCGCCAGCAGCGCGAATTCCTGGGCGGGCCATTGCAGCCGGCTGCGACCTACGGCCTTCGCGCCATCGGTACGTGTGCGTTGCTGATTGCGCTCGGCATCCTCGTCGCCTGGCAGGGTTGGGGGCTTGGCCTTGTGATGTTCAGTGGCCACACGAGCCTCGCAGCTGGAATCGTGTTCTGCACCCTGATCGGTTACGCGCGGCGCGAAGCCCGCACCCTGCAGCGGCGCTGA